In the Brucella anthropi ATCC 49188 genome, one interval contains:
- the phnK gene encoding phosphonate C-P lyase system protein PhnK: MNSEPLLRVNSLSKFYGNRRGCADISFNLWPGEVLAIVGESGSGKTTLLNSLATRLEPTSGTVEYRMRDGEFRDLYKIGEAERRFLMRTDWGFVHQNPADGLRMTVSAGANVGERLMAVGERHYGNIRSTATEWLGRVEIASDRIDDQPRAFSGGMRQRLQIARNLVTAPRLVFMDEPTGGLDVSVQARLLDLLRGLVSDLGLSVIIVTHDLAVARLLSHRIMVMKDGHIVEQGLTDRVLDDPQAPYTQLLVSSILQV, encoded by the coding sequence ATGAACAGCGAACCCCTGCTGAGAGTAAACAGCCTGTCGAAGTTTTACGGCAATCGCCGTGGCTGTGCAGACATTTCCTTCAATCTGTGGCCAGGCGAAGTGCTGGCCATCGTCGGCGAATCCGGTTCGGGCAAGACGACGCTCCTGAACAGTCTGGCAACCCGCCTCGAGCCGACTTCCGGCACCGTCGAATACCGGATGCGTGACGGTGAATTCCGCGATCTCTACAAGATTGGCGAGGCGGAACGCCGTTTCCTGATGCGGACCGACTGGGGTTTTGTGCACCAGAACCCTGCAGACGGATTGCGCATGACGGTTTCAGCTGGCGCCAATGTGGGCGAACGCCTGATGGCAGTCGGAGAACGCCATTACGGTAATATCCGCTCGACGGCCACCGAATGGCTGGGACGTGTCGAAATAGCCTCCGACCGTATCGACGATCAGCCGCGCGCCTTCTCTGGCGGCATGCGCCAGCGCTTGCAGATTGCCCGCAATCTGGTGACCGCTCCGCGACTTGTTTTCATGGATGAACCGACCGGCGGTCTCGACGTGTCCGTGCAGGCACGTCTTCTCGACCTGTTGCGCGGCCTCGTCAGCGATCTTGGTCTGTCGGTGATCATCGTTACTCACGATCTTGCCGTAGCCCGGCTTCTGTCCCATCGCATCATGGTCATGAAAGACGGCCATATTGTCGAACAGGGCCTGACCGACCGCGTTCTGGATGACCCGCAAGCGCCTTATACGCAGCTGCTCGTGTCGTCTATTCTACAGGTTTAG